In uncultured Propionivibrio sp., the sequence AGAACCAGTTCGAAGACCACGTCGAGCAGGTCGAGCGAGGGATAGCGGTCGAGATAACCGCGCAGCAACTGCAGGCCTTCGCTGCGGCGGTCCATCCGGCGGAAAACGTCAAGCAGGCGCGGCGCGACGAGCGCGAGGTAAATCGGGTCCTGCTGTTCGATGCGCTGCCAGCTCGCAATGGCATCAGCATAGCGATCCTGCTGCAGGTCGATATCGCCGGTCAGCAGACTGGCGCGCACGCACTTGCGATTCTTCTCCAGCGCCGTCTGCAGATGCAGACGCGCCTGTTCGGGCCGCGAGCGCATCTGTTCGGCCGCCGCCAGTTCGCAATAGTATTCGGCGACATCCTTGAGCGTCGCGACATCCGGCAATTCGGCGGCGATCGCGATCGCTTTCGCCCAATCCTTTTCCTGCTGGTAGATCTCCAGCAGATAGCGCTTCGCCTCCTCGGCGATGGCGCTGGCGCGCAGCTTCTCGAAAATTTCCTCGGCGCGATCAAGCAGACCGGCCTTGAGAAAGTCCTGACCGAGTTCGGACATCGCCTGCAGCTTGAGGTCTTCCGGCAGGTCCTCACGCTCGATCAGCGTCTGGTGCATGCGAATGGCACGCTCGGTTTCGCCCCGCCGCCGGAAGAGGCTGCCGAGCGCAAAGTGCAATTCGACGGTTTGCGGATCGACGCGCACGGCGTCGACGAAAGCCTCGATGGCACGGTCCGGCTGCTCGTTGAGCAGAAAATTCAGACCCTGAAAATAGGAACGCGGCAAGGCGCGCGACTCGCGCACAAGATGCCGGATATCGATTCGCGCCGCCGCCCAGCCGAGCACGAAAAACAGCGGAAAGAACAGCAACTGCCAGTACTCGAATTCAATCATGATTCACCATCGATAGAAGAGAATGCGCCGCGTACCTCAACGAGAAACGCGTATCGAGCGTCGACCACCGCGAACCGCTGACCGGAAGCATCAGGCCGGGCATCCATCGGATCACCGTGCCAGGCCCATTTGCTCCCGCTAAAAAAATGGGCGACAACTCGCGTTGCCGCCCATGGTGCTTTGGTTCAAGCTTATCCTGCCAGGAGCGTGCCATCGACACGCTCGCGCAATTCCTTGCCAGCCTTGAAATGCGGTACCCATTTCTCGGGAACGCTCACCTTGTCCCCGGATTTCGGGTTCCGACCCACACGTGGCGGTCGGTAATTCAACGCAAAACTGCCGAATCCGCGAATCTCGATACGATCGCCTTTGGCCAGCGCCTCAGCCATCGCATCGAGAATCATCTTGACCGCGAAATCAGCATCCTTCGCAACGAGTTGCGGGAAGCGCTCTGCAAGACGAGCGATCAGATCTGACTTGGTCATGCTGGGACCTTATTGTTGGCTGTTCAGCTTGGCCTTCAACAATGCGCCGAGGTTCGTCGTTCCCGAGCTGACACTGCTTTCCGCCGAGAACTTCTGCATTGCCTCGTGCTGCTCAGCCTGATCCTTGGCCTTGATCGACAGGTTGATCGAACGGGTCTTGCGGTCGATGTTGATGATCATCGCCTCGACCTCGTCGCCTTCCTTGTAAACCTTGGTCAGATCATCGATGCGATCACGCGAGACTTCGGAAGCGCGCAGATAGCCATCCATGTCGCCGTCAAGCGTAATCACGGCGCCGCGAGCGTCAACCGACTTGACCGTACCCTTGACAACAGCATTCTTCTCGTGGGTGGCGATGAAGCTGGTGTACGGATCGCTGTCGAGCTGCTTGATACCCAGCGAGATACGCTCCTTCTCGGTGTCGATGGCGAGCACGACGGCTTCGACTTCGTCACCCTTCTTGAAGTTGCGGATCGCTTCCTCGCCCGGCGTCGACCACGACAGATCGGAGAGGTGCACGAGACCGTCGATACCACCCGGCAGGCCGATGAAGACGCCGAAGTCGGTGATCGACTTGATCGCGCCCTTCACCTTGTCGCCCTTCTTGTGGTTCATCGCGAAGTCGTCCCACGGATTGGCGACGCACTGCTTCATGCCGAGCGAGATACGACGACGCTCTTCGTCGATTTCGAGGATCATGACCTCGACTTCGTCGCCGAGCTGGACAACCTTCGACGGATGCACGTTCTTGTTCGTCCAGTCCATTTCCGAAACGTGGACGAGACCTTCGATACCTTGTTCGATTTCAACGAAAGCACCGTAGTCGGTCAGGTTGGTGACCTTGCCGAACAGGCGGGTACCTTGCGGATAACGACGGGCGATGCCGACCCACGGATCTTCGCCGAGCTGCTTGAGACCGAGCGAGACGCGGTTCTTGTCCTGGTCGAACTTGAGGATCTTGGCTTGCACTTCATCGCCAACCGCCAGCACTTCCGACGGGTGACGCACACGGCGCCAGGCCAGGTCGGTGATGTGGAGGAGGCCGTCGATGCCGCCGAGGTCGACGAATGCACCGTAGTCGGTGATGTTCTTGACGACGCCCTTGACGATGCTGCCTTCCTTGAGATTCGACAGCAGCGCTTCGCGCTCTTCACCCACCGTCGCTTCGAGCACGGCACGGCGCGAGACGACAACGTTGTTACGCTTGCGATCGAGCTTGATGACCTTGAATTCGAAGGTCTTGCCTTCGTACGGCGTGGTGTCCTTGACCGGGCGCATATCGACGAGCGAACCGGGCAGGAAGGCGCGCACGCTGTTGGCCATGACGGTGAGACCGCCCTTGACCTTGCCGGTGATCGTACCGGTGATCAGCGAACCCTTGTTGAGGGCTTCTTCGAGGTAGTTCCAGGCGGCAACGCGCTTGGCGCGTTCGCGCGAGAGGCGGGTTTCACCGAAACCGTTTTCGAGTTGCTCGATCGCGACTTGAACGAAATCACCGACGTTGACTTCGAGTTCTCCCTGGTCGCTGAGGAATTCTTCGCGTTCGATGTAGCTTTCGGACTTGAGTCCGGCGTTAACGACAACAAAGTTCTGGTCGATGCGCACGACTTCGGCCGTGATGACCTCGCCCTGGCGCATTTCCTGGCGCGTCAGGCTGGCTTCGAAAAGATCGGCAAAACTTTCTTGCGTGGTGGGGATGGATGACATGATGGTGACCTATCCGCATGACTGCGGAGTTACGTTTAAAAAAGCCATCCTCCCGACATCGGCACCAGCGCCTGGTCAGAGAGGACGACACCTGCACGACGGCATGACGCCGCCCTGCCCTTGCTTGCTACAAAACCTTGCCGCTCCAGGTCAATACCTGATTCACCGCTTGCTGGATGGTCATCTCGGTGGTGTCGAGGAGACGGGCGTCTTCGTTTTGCCGGAGCGGCGCCACAGCACGTTGGCTGTCGCGTTCGTCGCGTTCGCGCAGATCCTGCAAAAGAGGTTGGATGTTAGCAGCGATTCCTTTTTCGATCAACTGCTTATAACGTCGTTCAGCTCGCACCTCGACGCTGGCGGTCAGAAAGACCTTGGTCGTCGCATCGGGGAAGACGACCGAGCCCATGTCACGGCCATCGCCTACCAGCCCGGGCGCCCGACGAAAAGCGCGCTGCCGGAAGAGCAAGGCATCGCGTACGGCCGGCAGCGCGGCGACGCGCGAAGCACCGACCGAAATCGTTTCCTGCCGGATCGCATCGCCAACATCCTCGCCGGCCAAGCGGATTGCGGTTTCGGTAAAGTCGACGTCAAGCGTCGCCGCCAGCGCTGCGACACCGGCTTCGTCGTCCCAGGCCACGCCGGCGCGCTGCGCCGCCAGCGCCGTCAGGCGGTAGAGCGCACCCGAATCGAGGTAATGCCAGCCCAACGCCGCCGCCACGCGGGCGGCGACGGTACCCTTGCCCGAGGCCGACGGACCATCGATGGCAATCACCGGAACTGCTTCTGTCACCATGGAAAAATGCTCGAAATAGTCAGGAAAAGTCTTGGCGACGCAACGCGGATCGTTGATCCGCAGGGGCGTGCCGAATGCCGCCAGCGAAAAACACATCGCCATGCGGTGATCGTCATAGGTATCAATACCTGCCGCCGGCGAGCTCAAGCCGCGCGGCGGCGCCACCCGCAGGAAGTCTTTGCCTTCCTCGACGACGGCGCCGACCTTGCGCAACTCGGTCGCCATCGCAGCGATGCGGTCGGTTTCCTTGACGCGCCAGCTGGCGATGTTGCGCAAACACGTCTCGCCGTCGGCAAACAGCGCCAGCGTCGCCAGCGTCATCGCTGCATCGGGGATAGCGTTGCAATCGAGATCGATGCTGCGCAACCGCCCGGATTCAGGCGCCTTCGCCTCAATCCAGTTCGGGCCGCGCGTGATGCGTGCGCCCATCGCCTCAAGCGCTTCCGCGAAGCGTACATCGCCCTGGATCGAATCGGCGCCAACGCCTTCTACGCGAACCGGTCCGCCGAGGGCGCCCAGCGCGAGGAAATACGACGCCGACGAGGCGTCGCCTTCGACGTAGATCACGCCCGGCGAGCGATACGCG encodes:
- the lapB gene encoding lipopolysaccharide assembly protein LapB, with the translated sequence MIEFEYWQLLFFPLFFVLGWAAARIDIRHLVRESRALPRSYFQGLNFLLNEQPDRAIEAFVDAVRVDPQTVELHFALGSLFRRRGETERAIRMHQTLIEREDLPEDLKLQAMSELGQDFLKAGLLDRAEEIFEKLRASAIAEEAKRYLLEIYQQEKDWAKAIAIAAELPDVATLKDVAEYYCELAAAEQMRSRPEQARLHLQTALEKNRKCVRASLLTGDIDLQQDRYADAIASWQRIEQQDPIYLALVAPRLLDVFRRMDRRSEGLQLLRGYLDRYPSLDLLDVVFELVLESDGPEAAYDLVRDELKRNPTLLGLERLIQARLLTAPPETRVDLDLAKGIVQTYTRRLARYRCDNCGFKARQFYWRCPACGGWETYSPKRTEEFELTP
- a CDS encoding integration host factor subunit beta, producing MTKSDLIARLAERFPQLVAKDADFAVKMILDAMAEALAKGDRIEIRGFGSFALNYRPPRVGRNPKSGDKVSVPEKWVPHFKAGKELRERVDGTLLAG
- the rpsA gene encoding 30S ribosomal protein S1; translation: MSSIPTTQESFADLFEASLTRQEMRQGEVITAEVVRIDQNFVVVNAGLKSESYIEREEFLSDQGELEVNVGDFVQVAIEQLENGFGETRLSRERAKRVAAWNYLEEALNKGSLITGTITGKVKGGLTVMANSVRAFLPGSLVDMRPVKDTTPYEGKTFEFKVIKLDRKRNNVVVSRRAVLEATVGEEREALLSNLKEGSIVKGVVKNITDYGAFVDLGGIDGLLHITDLAWRRVRHPSEVLAVGDEVQAKILKFDQDKNRVSLGLKQLGEDPWVGIARRYPQGTRLFGKVTNLTDYGAFVEIEQGIEGLVHVSEMDWTNKNVHPSKVVQLGDEVEVMILEIDEERRRISLGMKQCVANPWDDFAMNHKKGDKVKGAIKSITDFGVFIGLPGGIDGLVHLSDLSWSTPGEEAIRNFKKGDEVEAVVLAIDTEKERISLGIKQLDSDPYTSFIATHEKNAVVKGTVKSVDARGAVITLDGDMDGYLRASEVSRDRIDDLTKVYKEGDEVEAMIINIDRKTRSINLSIKAKDQAEQHEAMQKFSAESSVSSGTTNLGALLKAKLNSQQ
- a CDS encoding bifunctional 3-phosphoshikimate 1-carboxyvinyltransferase/cytidylate kinase, which translates into the protein MDFIDLPQACGARGSVRLPGSKSISNRVLLLAALASGETEVRDLLVSGDTERMLEALQVLGVGVTSLGGNAWRIVGIGGNLPCRKADLFLGNAGTAFRSLTAVLALAGGHYRLSGVARMHERPIGDLVDALRQVGAEIAYLGKEGFPPLEIRLATVRPGGIVRVRGDVSSQFLTGLLMALPLTGVETTVEVVGELISKPYIDITLAVMARFGVTVTREGWQRFVVPAASAYRSPGVIYVEGDASSASYFLALGALGGPVRVEGVGADSIQGDVRFAEALEAMGARITRGPNWIEAKAPESGRLRSIDLDCNAIPDAAMTLATLALFADGETCLRNIASWRVKETDRIAAMATELRKVGAVVEEGKDFLRVAPPRGLSSPAAGIDTYDDHRMAMCFSLAAFGTPLRINDPRCVAKTFPDYFEHFSMVTEAVPVIAIDGPSASGKGTVAARVAAALGWHYLDSGALYRLTALAAQRAGVAWDDEAGVAALAATLDVDFTETAIRLAGEDVGDAIRQETISVGASRVAALPAVRDALLFRQRAFRRAPGLVGDGRDMGSVVFPDATTKVFLTASVEVRAERRYKQLIEKGIAANIQPLLQDLRERDERDSQRAVAPLRQNEDARLLDTTEMTIQQAVNQVLTWSGKVL